The region aagggtttttaaaaaatcatttctatttaacttcttttttgcagatTGCAACTAAATGGGTGTATGTGGTTTGGTGGGAAGAGTAGTAAAttctcctaccccccccccacacacacacaaacacacactatgCTACAAAGTACTACAGGGTGGAATGTCTTTCCTTCTGAAATCAATGCCTGCACACACAGCCATCAACTGGATGTAGTGGAGAAAGGACTGCTTACTACAGCAGAATGAATGACTTTCTCATATGAACTCTAGCCAGTAGTGTACTTGAggcactggtggaaaggcctgctGGCACCAGTCGAAGGcctgcacccactggagcaggtaggctctcCATAGGCTGGtggaggggcaggagaaggatGGGACAGAGCAGTGGCAGCGCTGGAGGGGGCACAAAGCACAcggtttggcagggagcctcactgcttaGGCACTTGCAGTTCTGCTTTGTGTTTGTGTTAATGTTGGTGCCCATTCAATGAAAACGGCAAATATTTCCAAAGACACTGAAACCTCTttagatgggggaggggtggcggcGGTCTGAATATTACTAATACTAGCATCCAACAAGCTCTCAAGAGATGGTTAAGCATCTATTCTGAATGATGAACATCCTCTCAAATATCCACATGCTCTCGAATGTTCCTGTTGATTGCCTTATTCGGCTTTCTTCCAGCTCCACCACTATCTGAGAAGGGTctcattcaacaacagtgctggggaggtaATTTCCTTTGACATCAACGGACAGTTAATCATTCCACTCAATATTATGAACTGGATCACATTCCCAAATAAATCTTTTCTGAGAGCTAAAGTTGGAAAGATAGATCCCTTGAGTCCTCAGGATGAAATGTTCTCTCTGTCTCCGGATGCCATCGTGTGGCCCACCATATTTAACCAGGTATGCTCAGTCCATATTCCtggtagcacaatcctaactatcacTAGCACCAGAACAGCAGTACTCCATGGGGGAtattggctactggaggtctcctgggggtccccttgctccagcagcagctccagcagcagctgtgggtCAACGTGCACCTGTGACAGCtccattgctggtgcaagcctgccTTGGCCTGGGAAAGCAGATCAGGACTGGAAAGGAGGTTAAGCTTTAGTCAATCCCAACCACCTGAGCCTGACCTACCCTCCTCCCcgtcccatcactgccccattctatcTACCCTGCTTCATGcaaccctcttcctgcccccataACCCTCTGCATGGTAATCCAGCTCTGCATCCGTTTTGCTGTagtggcccggaatggctccccAGGAGAGGGGAGCGGCCACTTGCAAGGcgtggtggggctccctgcaaaacgtagtgctttgcacctcctctagctacactacttcTTTCAGCAACAACAGAGGAGGAAGATTGCAGAGTTATCAGGTGCACTACATGGGCATTTGGGGAGATGAGCATTTGGGGTGTGAGGAACACACGTGGGGGATCCACTGAGTTCTGCCACACTTGCTGACTTCTTTTGGATAAGACATTGGAGGGAAAGGAACGGCAAAAGGCTGTGCTTTATtataaagggggaagggagaaataaagagaagaaaagaaatgggggTCCGGTAGCCCAAGCAGAGCTACAGTTATGAATTGGGGGTGGTTATGGATCGGGGTTTCCCTGAAAGACACATCAGGAGACATTGTCCATTTCTGGTGGGGGTGAGTAGCTTGAGACTAACTGCATAGATACTTATGCACATTACTAAGAACATATTCCTGGCCACTttctatttaatgacatcacttcctgattaatgacatcacttctggccctcagtaatGTAATGGGGAGCAGCGGCCAAAAACCACATGGGTCAAGGGAGCCGCGTGCTGGAGAAGTctgagaaccgctgctttagcCCGTTACATTCAAGTGTTCAGGCAGATCATTGCTGTTTTAGCAGACCAGCACCCAGCTATTTATGAAATGAAGAATGACCAGCAATGTACATTATACGATCTGAATATCATAACATTCTTTGTGTTCATGTACGGACAGTCACTGCCTCTTTctgtgtgtaatgacaactgccCTGCAGGTTACAGCAGGAccaagaaggaagggaagccctTTGGTTGCTATGACTGCCTTCCATGTCCTGAAGGAAAGATTTCAAACTGGACAGGTAAGAAGTTTACTGAATAGAGttttgttcatcatcatcatcatcagcatcatATTGACTATGACGAAATAGGTCCTCATCACAGAGTCATTTCTCTgattgtgaaaaaaaaaagtttgcatgtATACAGTCCTGGGGGAAGAGAGCTGCCGATAAGGGCATCTCCACTGACACAGCTACTGAAACATTTCAGTTATGGTGACTAACTTcccaagggaaaaaagaaattggATTTTAGAAAAACACAGACATGATGGACAAAAATGATCCTGGCTGCTGCTTTCGGAAGTCTAGGGAGAAAATATACATCCACTTGAGTCAATGGGGAGACTTATGAGACAGATTCCTTCTGGACAATAGCAGGGCATGGCTTCTTTCAAAGCTTGACAAGGATATAACTGCAGATTTCAGAAATGGATCCTGCAGACCTTAGACACATGTTGGTTACAGAAgcacagctagaggggatgcaaagcactaggttttggaGGGGGCCTCACTGCGCCGTGCAAgcaacctctcccccctccccttcggagccattctgggccactgtcctatcctaattttcgaatcctgccgactacgccaatttgtccaaatatctcaatgcccttctaatgcccgctttttggctaattaacaccctctttatctctagatcaaccgctgtggtgtgcaaaggaatgaacacagaactccttatctatagcaactacccaaatttattgctatgaacacagacactccatGCAAGTCCTCttatccagaggctttcccttcccaaaactccacttagtgggtaaaggtctgaagcctccaattcaagtccaatccggtctccaaagcacagtccagtcttcctagtcttctgtgtcctccagcagagtctaggcattccccttttcctgtaggtctgggtcaggtagccctcttagtctggttccctccgggtcaggtagcgtctccctctgggtcagggtccgggtttccctctgggtcagggtccggcttccggctgggtcagcgtcccgcttctttggtccttctgaagctgctttttatcctttgtgtcccgttaagtgcaaatgcagctcagctgtgagctacctccttagctcattcaaagccccatcaaggtcaaatgaagctcaggtgtccaattcattgattacagctgtggagccagccctgcccttcccagagctatcaaacagctgtcaaaacatgggatcactgtgaacaccacatcatccacctgatgatcttctgatcttccattacagccactagagcaaaatggagatgtatgcctagctccaaagtggaggggccacttgtatggcgcagtgaggctcccagcaaaacttagtgctttgcacgccctgCACATTTACTGCAGTGCACCAGAATGTCCAAGTGCCAAAAAcgattcttattttctttcccagATGTGGATGAATGTTTTCAGTGTACTGAAGATCATTATGCAAACGAGGACCAGAATTCTTGCAATCAAAAATCTATAAGCTTTTTGTCTTACAAAGAACCTTTGGGGATTGTCCTGGTTGCTTTTGCACTTTCCTTTCTTTCCATCACCATGTTGGTGCTTGGGGTCTTCATCAAGTACCAGGATACTCCtatagtcaaagccaacaatcgaaaCCACACCTATGCCCTGCTTGTGTCCCTCCACCTCTGCTTCCTTTGTACTTTGCTATTCATTGGCCAACCTGACAAGCTCTCATGTTTGCTCCGACAAAtaacttttggcatcatcttctcagtggccgtttcttgtgtgttggccaaaaccatcactgtggtcctcgctttcatggccaccaagccagggtccagcatgaggaaatggctgggaaaTAAATTGGCAGTCTTCCTGGTCCTTTCCTGTTCCTCTGTTCAAGTCATCATTTGTAtggtgtggctggcaacctccccTCCATATCCAGACGCTGACATGCACTCAGTGGCTAAAGAAATTGTCCTGCAATGTAATGATGGCTCAGCCATCctgttctactgtgtcctgggctatatGGCTCTCCTGGCTCTGGTCAGTTTCACGGTagccttcctagccaggaagttacctgacgcttttaatgaagccaaatttatcaccttcagcatgctggtgttttacAGTGTCTggatgtcctttgtgccaacctacctgagcaccagggggaaatacaCAGTGGTGGAGGAGATCTTTTCTCTCTTAGCCTCCAGTGTTGGCTTactgggctgcctctttttccccaaatgcttcaTTATTATCGTGAGACCTCAGCTGAACAACAGGGTGCAGCTAACGCTAAGAAAGTGTTAGGGCATCAAATGTATACAAGAATTTGTCATTATGCTACAATATATGTATCATTTATAACTGTACAATTTTAATTAGTCCACATTGTATAGATTCTACACGGCATTCAACcaatagatggggtgaataatgaaaacTAATGGaatgagattattattatttaacagcacaaaggtgggaaactggaatttggtgcttttttccttgttacaaggcatttaaaggtggacctgaGTAttggtggtgagtcaaatcagtggataacaattCAGCAGATACTGCATTTGCAGTGGTATGTGCTAGATGTAAATTGCTTTTCAATGCTCTTCCTTTTTGTATTTTACATTGTATTTTATTTACCCATTTGGTTCtttaagccaccttgggcttccagaaaggaagaaaacaaacaaacaaacaagcaaatgcAATTTTGCGTTTACACACTGACAGAATGTAACCTTCACATAAGATGTGGGCTGAGTGTAAGTTAGGTTAAGAATCCATTCATGTGAAATTTTGAGTACATTGCATTCTAAGCTGGGGGGGTGGGCAAATCCCGGCCCACATgtcatttgcggcccttggggacccccaattcaacctgcagggagcccccagtctccagtgagcctctggtccattggAGACTGTGCAAGCCTGTGCTGACTGGTGACTGTGCATTCTCTTGGAGGTGTATACTCAGGTGTTGTGTGCTCAGGCTGGAGGTGTGGGCTCAGGAGTTATTTGTACcccctgtattatagttctcatgtgtattataaataaactcagtaaaatcaATTCATTCATATCCGTTCTGTCTATAATgtattcagttatgtaaatttattcagatttgaaagggagattaagtctttttttcctggcccctgaaccagtgtctgagagatgatgtggccctcctaccaaaatgctTGCCCATCCCTTTTCTAAGCAATGGgatttaatagcccaatcctctgGGACCTCAGCACCGGAGCTGTAGCCCcagggcacatttgtgccacctggAAGTAAACTGCACCAGTAGGGTGGCCTGTCGCATCCCGCTGACGCTGCAGTCAGGGTGAcaagatccagtggaggacagagagcccatacctttaaccattgtatagcaaatctggcaggagcagctttttaagctctttcatgttgagctgcacctgtcaaacttctctcttctatacaatggttaaaggtataggcactctgtcccagtggtgggattcagccggttcacACCGGTTCTACAGAACCGTTAACTAATGTAGGTATCGGTTCTGCAAACTGTTTGCTAATGAGCGCTGCCAGCCAGTCACAGCAGCGCCACTCGCAGGACTGGAAGGGGGcgcagggtgggaaggagagtggCGGGGCACCCGCAGAGTGGCCGGAGCAAGCTGAgcgcaagcaggaggaggagaatgtgAGCCGAGGTCTCCAACGCACCTTGCCCGGGgctgccccccttcttctctgtGTCTTTCCTTTGCCATTTCATAGCAGGGACATGCAAtgagtggggaggcaagtgaggcagtgcctccctactggagtccttccaaaagcaTCTCAcacaggagtggggaggcaggtgaggcagagccggCCCACCGGAGTTCTTCGAAAAGCACCACGAACACTGTGTAAGGTGCttaagcacacacaacccatggcagcagcacactttaaaggactctggtggggaggctctgcccaccCACAGCAGGTCCCTGTTTCAGAGCCCCACCTCCGTAGAGCCTTCAGGCCCCCTCAGAACCCAGCTAGATTTTCCTGCCTGAAGCGCTCGCTCTGCCCCAGCGCTCCCCGCCCTAAGGCTTATGAAACCAGAGGGAGGTGCCTCCACTTTCCCTGCCTGGCTGTGGAGGGGAGCAAGCTGTGAGGCGTAGACTCAGGTGAGGGGCACCTCccaccgctgctgctgctgctgcctcctcctccccccccccgccatcctgAGGCACACCGTCCTCCTCTCTGCCTGCACCCTGCTCAGCTCCCTTCTGGCAGAACCTCTTCCATGCCTTGGAAGGGCTGCCTttctagtccccccccccccgcttcagtcAGCAGCTCCCCCGCCAGCAAGGCAGCCTCAAGGGGCACTCACTGTTGCCTTGGGTCCCGCAATCAtcttgccttaggctgcaatgctatccactctttcctgggagtaagccccattggctatagtgggacttactcctgagtagacatgcataggattgtgctcaaaggctgcactcctagccacactttcctttggctataatgagactctataatgagtagacatgcataggcttgggctctcatgctgcagtaagctccattgactataatgggacttacttctgagtagacgggcatagggattgtgcccttacttcccacaagcacaggactgcaccttGGGGTTGGTTtccatccttggggtttgggaatgcagttttgtgcctgggatcttttcattgcaatacaatattttgttacacaatgattgtataatacgcTATCAGATACATAGAGGTGATgatcccacagctgaaattcctcaggttaaaaaaaggcaggaatgtggcacaaaacattacttcattaagggtacaatcctatgcaggtcttctcagaagtaagtcctattgtgttcaatgggtcttacacccaggaaagtgcagataggattgcagcctttgagcagaatcctatgcatatctactcagaagtaaatctcattatagccaatggggcttactcccaggaaagtggaagtaggattgcagccttagggcacaatcctatgcaggtctactcagaagtaagtcctatagtgctcaatgaggctttcttctagcacctgtgtagtcacaatgcagccctgaggtaagggaacaaacgttccctgcccccaccac is a window of Tiliqua scincoides isolate rTilSci1 chromosome 5, rTilSci1.hap2, whole genome shotgun sequence DNA encoding:
- the LOC136653776 gene encoding vomeronasal type-2 receptor 26-like: MNEFNFIGRSRFSRALRHCSCRGLSHIYQHILALAFAVKEINKSPGILPNVTLGFHIYNSYYTAKWTYHASTDLLSTRGGFIPNFKCDIQDDVVAVIGGPNSEVCIFMASILSIYKMPQRDLDIHILNGAISLALPSNEVFGFQDFLRSRNPVLEEEDGFVRQFWEEAFACSFPNTDLENTDGKICTGEEKLETLPGSVFEMRMTGHSYSVYNAVYAVARYSRTKKEGKPFGCYDCLPCPEGKISNWTDVDECFQCTEDHYANEDQNSCNQKSISFLSYKEPLGIVLVAFALSFLSITMLVLGVFIKYQDTPIVKANNRNHTYALLVSLHLCFLCTLLFIGQPDKLSCLLRQITFGIIFSVAVSCVLAKTITVVLAFMATKPGSSMRKWLGNKLAVFLVLSCSSVQVIICMVWLATSPPYPDADMHSVAKEIVLQCNDGSAILFYCVLGYMALLALVSFTVAFLARKLPDAFNEAKFITFSMLVFYSVWMSFVPTYLSTRGKYTVVEEIFSLLASSVGLLGCLFFPKCFIIIVRPQLNNRVQLTLRKC